One Streptomyces sp. V4I8 genomic window carries:
- a CDS encoding branched-chain amino acid ABC transporter permease translates to MNELPQQLANGLILGAMYGLIAIGYTMVYGIVQLINFAHGEIFMVGGFGALTVWLVLPEGFGLAAAVPLMIIGGVLVSVAVGTAAERFAYRPLRTAPRLAPLITAIGLSIVLQQAVWMWYPDAKKDHPFPQFHGGPIEILGANIQRGDLFVLIAAPLCMVALGLFVTKTRSGRGMQATAQDPDTAKLMGINTDRIIVMAFAIGAAFAAIAAVAYGLKNGQVGFRMGFLMGLKAFTAAVLGGIGNIYGAMLGGIVLGVAESLATGYIGEIPGMDLFGGGAWKDVWAFALLILVLLFRPQGLLGERVADRA, encoded by the coding sequence GTGAACGAACTGCCGCAACAGCTGGCCAATGGACTCATCCTCGGCGCGATGTACGGACTCATCGCGATCGGCTACACGATGGTCTACGGCATCGTCCAGCTCATCAACTTCGCCCACGGCGAGATATTCATGGTCGGGGGCTTCGGGGCTCTCACCGTCTGGTTGGTACTTCCCGAAGGCTTCGGCCTCGCCGCCGCCGTCCCGCTCATGATCATCGGCGGCGTCCTCGTATCGGTCGCCGTCGGCACGGCGGCGGAACGCTTCGCCTACCGGCCCCTGCGCACAGCACCACGGCTGGCCCCCCTCATCACCGCCATCGGTCTGTCCATCGTCCTCCAGCAGGCCGTGTGGATGTGGTACCCGGACGCGAAGAAGGACCACCCCTTCCCGCAGTTCCACGGCGGACCCATCGAAATCCTCGGCGCCAACATCCAGCGCGGAGACCTCTTCGTACTGATCGCCGCCCCGCTGTGCATGGTCGCCCTCGGCCTGTTCGTCACCAAGACGCGCTCCGGCCGCGGCATGCAGGCCACCGCCCAGGACCCCGACACCGCCAAGCTGATGGGCATCAACACCGACCGCATCATCGTCATGGCCTTCGCCATCGGTGCCGCGTTCGCCGCCATCGCCGCGGTCGCCTACGGCCTGAAGAACGGTCAGGTCGGCTTCCGCATGGGCTTCCTGATGGGCCTGAAGGCCTTCACCGCCGCCGTACTCGGCGGCATCGGCAACATCTACGGCGCCATGCTCGGCGGCATCGTGCTCGGCGTGGCCGAGTCCCTCGCCACCGGCTACATCGGTGAGATCCCCGGCATGGACCTCTTCGGCGGCGGCGCCTGGAAGGACGTATGGGCGTTCGCACTGCTCATCCTCGTCCTCCTGTTCAGGCCACAGGGCCTGCTCGGCGAACGCGTCGCGGATCGGGCGTGA
- a CDS encoding branched-chain amino acid ABC transporter permease — protein sequence MDKSTDTTKVSTAQATPIIPLPQAAARGLTVAGSAFALIGTFLAWTWTDEFPGNLTVTGYPGGLQVLTLVGSVLTLLFALSGYGIRGLGWLTPGGKNSPVLLAALGVFGTTGYAMGAISQELGGLVNLEPGAWVSGIGALVAVLGALGLPVDQPYGAGEPTPNLWGRIRHSLTAPDPGRAKELPSWAEILIIAAGFGTGLYVFSYGIGTEYSELFIGFLIVAAFGFTAVTRAGLLKRLSALTAKHRNVTLTAAFVAAICFPFTQTNDQFALIGANILIFATVALGLNVVVGLAGLLDLGYVAFLGVGAYAAALVSGSPASTIGVEFPFWAAVLTGAAASLIFGVVIGAPTLRLRGDYLAIVTLGFGEIFRITMNNLNGNSGPDVTNGSNGIPQIPDLEIFGFNLGVPHDVLGHELTRSANYYLLMLLFTAIVVMVFRRSAESRIGRAWVAIREDETAATAMGINGFRLKLLAFALGASLAGLAGTVQAHVSYSVTPEQYQFAGSVPPNSAFLLAAVILGGMGTISGPLIGAALLYLIPAKLQFMAEYQLLLFGVALMLLMRFRPEGLVADRRKQLEFHETGQLDVPEDKSLPDGATGVAKAGA from the coding sequence ATGGACAAGAGCACCGACACCACCAAGGTGTCCACCGCGCAGGCCACCCCGATCATCCCGCTGCCGCAAGCCGCGGCACGCGGACTGACGGTCGCCGGCTCCGCCTTCGCCCTCATAGGCACCTTCCTCGCCTGGACCTGGACCGATGAGTTCCCGGGCAACCTGACGGTCACCGGCTACCCCGGCGGCCTCCAGGTCCTCACCCTCGTCGGCTCCGTGCTGACCCTGCTGTTCGCCCTCTCCGGCTACGGCATCCGCGGCCTCGGCTGGCTCACCCCCGGCGGCAAGAACAGCCCCGTCCTGCTCGCCGCCCTCGGCGTGTTCGGCACCACCGGCTACGCCATGGGCGCGATCAGCCAGGAACTCGGCGGCCTGGTCAACCTGGAGCCCGGCGCCTGGGTCTCCGGCATCGGCGCGCTCGTCGCCGTGCTCGGCGCCCTCGGCCTCCCCGTCGACCAGCCCTACGGCGCGGGCGAACCGACCCCGAACCTCTGGGGCCGGATCCGTCACTCGCTCACCGCCCCCGACCCCGGCCGGGCCAAGGAGCTGCCCTCCTGGGCCGAGATCCTGATCATCGCCGCGGGCTTCGGCACCGGCCTGTACGTCTTCTCGTACGGCATCGGCACCGAGTACTCCGAGCTGTTCATCGGCTTCCTGATCGTCGCCGCGTTCGGCTTCACCGCCGTCACCCGCGCCGGTCTCCTGAAGAGGCTGTCGGCACTGACCGCCAAGCACCGCAACGTCACCCTCACAGCGGCGTTCGTGGCGGCGATCTGCTTCCCCTTCACCCAGACCAACGACCAGTTCGCCCTCATCGGCGCGAACATCCTGATCTTCGCCACGGTCGCCCTGGGCCTCAACGTCGTCGTCGGCCTCGCCGGCCTGCTCGACCTCGGATACGTCGCCTTCCTCGGCGTCGGCGCCTACGCCGCCGCCCTGGTCTCCGGCTCCCCCGCGTCGACCATCGGGGTGGAATTCCCCTTCTGGGCCGCCGTTCTCACCGGCGCCGCCGCCTCGCTGATCTTCGGCGTCGTGATCGGTGCCCCGACCCTGCGACTGCGCGGCGACTACCTCGCCATCGTGACGCTCGGCTTCGGTGAGATCTTCCGCATCACCATGAACAACCTGAACGGCAACAGCGGTCCGGACGTCACCAACGGCTCCAACGGCATCCCCCAGATCCCCGACCTGGAGATCTTCGGGTTCAACCTCGGAGTCCCGCACGACGTCCTCGGCCACGAGCTGACCCGCTCGGCCAACTACTACCTGCTGATGCTGCTGTTCACGGCGATCGTCGTGATGGTCTTCCGCCGCTCGGCGGAGTCCCGCATCGGCCGCGCCTGGGTCGCCATCCGCGAGGACGAGACCGCCGCGACCGCGATGGGCATCAACGGCTTCCGCCTGAAGCTCCTCGCCTTCGCGCTCGGCGCCTCCCTCGCCGGTCTCGCCGGCACCGTCCAGGCACACGTGTCGTACAGCGTCACCCCCGAGCAGTACCAGTTCGCCGGCTCCGTACCGCCGAACTCGGCCTTCCTGCTCGCCGCCGTCATCCTCGGCGGCATGGGCACCATCAGCGGTCCGCTGATCGGCGCCGCGCTGCTCTACCTGATCCCGGCCAAGCTCCAGTTCATGGCGGAGTACCAGCTGCTCCTCTTCGGCGTCGCGCTGATGCTGCTGATGCGCTTCCGCCCCGAGGGCCTGGTCGCCGACCGCAGGAAGCAGCTCGAATTCCACGAGACCGGACAGCTCGACGTACCGGAGGACAAGTCGCTGCCCGACGGCGCGACCGGCGTCGCCAAGGCAGGGGCGTGA
- a CDS encoding ABC transporter ATP-binding protein: MTTTTTAPTSTTVLDASGVTMRFGGLTAVRDVDLTVNSGEIVGLIGPNGAGKTTFFNCLTGLYVPTEGKVAYKGTVLPPKPHLVTQAGIARTFQNIRLFANMTVLENVLVGRHTRTKEGLWSALLRLPGFKKAEEASRARAMELLEFTGLAAKADHLARNLPYGEQRKLEIARALASEPGLLLLDEPTAGMNPQETRAAEELIFAIRDQGIAVLVIEHDIRFIMNLCDRVAVLVQGEKIVEGPAEVVQADERVIAAYLGTPFEGAPGAAEAAEVEAAEADAQSTTEGDDK; encoded by the coding sequence ATGACCACCACCACGACCGCACCCACCAGCACGACGGTGCTCGACGCCAGCGGCGTCACCATGCGCTTCGGCGGCCTGACCGCCGTACGCGACGTGGACCTCACCGTCAACAGCGGCGAGATCGTCGGCCTCATCGGCCCCAACGGCGCCGGCAAGACGACCTTCTTCAACTGCCTCACCGGCCTGTACGTGCCGACCGAGGGCAAGGTCGCCTACAAGGGCACCGTCCTGCCGCCCAAGCCGCACCTGGTCACCCAGGCCGGCATCGCCCGTACGTTCCAGAACATCCGGCTCTTCGCCAACATGACCGTTCTGGAGAACGTACTGGTCGGCCGGCACACCCGCACCAAGGAAGGCCTCTGGTCGGCCCTCCTGCGCCTGCCCGGCTTCAAGAAGGCCGAGGAGGCGTCCCGCGCCCGGGCCATGGAACTCCTCGAGTTCACCGGCCTGGCCGCCAAGGCCGACCACCTGGCCCGCAACCTGCCCTACGGCGAACAGCGCAAGCTGGAAATCGCCCGGGCACTGGCGAGCGAGCCCGGCCTGCTCCTCCTCGACGAGCCGACCGCCGGCATGAACCCGCAGGAGACCCGCGCGGCCGAGGAGCTGATCTTCGCCATCCGGGACCAGGGCATCGCCGTCCTCGTCATCGAGCACGACATCCGGTTCATCATGAACCTCTGCGACCGGGTCGCCGTGCTCGTCCAGGGCGAGAAGATCGTCGAGGGCCCCGCCGAGGTCGTCCAGGCCGACGAGCGCGTCATCGCCGCCTACCTGGGCACACCCTTCGAGGGTGCGCCGGGCGCGGCGGAGGCCGCCGAAGTCGAGGCTGCGGAGGCCGACGCGCAGAGCACCACGGAAGGGGACGACAAGTGA
- a CDS encoding ABC transporter ATP-binding protein produces MTALLEVEDLRVAYGKIEAVKGISFKVNAGEVVTLIGTNGAGKTTTLRTLSGLLQPVSGDIRFDGKSLKKIPAHKVVSLGLAHSPEGRHIFPRMTIEDNLRLGAFLRNDKEAIEKDIQRAYDLFPILGERRKQAAGTLSGGEQQMLAMGRALMSRPKLLMLDEPSMGLSPIMMQKIMATIQELKSQGTTILLIEQNAQAALSLADHGHVMEVGKIVLSGTGQDLLHDESVRKAYLGED; encoded by the coding sequence GTGACCGCACTGCTCGAGGTCGAGGACCTCAGGGTCGCTTACGGCAAGATCGAGGCCGTCAAGGGCATCTCGTTCAAGGTGAACGCGGGCGAGGTCGTCACCCTCATCGGCACCAACGGCGCCGGCAAGACCACCACCCTGCGCACCCTGTCCGGTCTCCTCCAGCCGGTGTCCGGCGACATCAGGTTCGACGGCAAGTCGCTGAAGAAGATCCCCGCCCACAAGGTCGTCTCGCTGGGGCTCGCCCACTCCCCCGAGGGGCGGCACATCTTCCCCCGCATGACGATCGAGGACAACCTCCGCCTCGGCGCGTTCCTGCGCAACGACAAGGAGGCCATCGAGAAGGACATCCAGCGCGCCTACGACCTCTTCCCCATCCTCGGGGAGCGCAGGAAGCAGGCCGCCGGCACCCTCTCCGGCGGTGAGCAGCAGATGCTCGCCATGGGACGGGCGCTGATGTCCCGCCCGAAGCTGCTCATGCTCGACGAGCCCAGCATGGGCCTCTCCCCGATCATGATGCAGAAGATCATGGCGACCATCCAGGAGCTCAAGTCCCAGGGCACCACCATCCTGCTCATCGAGCAGAACGCCCAGGCCGCGCTCTCCCTGGCCGACCACGGCCATGTCATGGAAGTCGGCAAGATCGTCCTCTCCGGAACCGGACAGGACCTCCTGCACGACGAGTCCGTACGGAAGGCGTACCTGGGCGAGGACTGA
- a CDS encoding ANTAR domain-containing response regulator → MTAPESPQPVDAPDDDKSHVPPLTTRVVIAEDEALIRLDLKEMLEEEGYTVVGEAGDGQQAVELAREHRPDLVILDVKMPKLDGISAAEKIAEESIAPVLMLTAFSQRDLVERARDAGAMAYLVKPFSKSDVVPAIEMAVSRFTELKELEKEVADLTLRLETRKLVDRAKSILQTEYGLTEPAAFRWIQKTSMDRRMSMQQVAEAVIQDADEKKAAKG, encoded by the coding sequence GTGACCGCCCCCGAGTCGCCCCAGCCCGTAGACGCGCCCGACGACGACAAGTCGCACGTGCCTCCGCTGACGACCCGTGTCGTCATCGCCGAGGACGAGGCATTGATCCGGCTCGATCTCAAAGAGATGCTCGAAGAAGAGGGGTACACCGTCGTCGGTGAGGCCGGAGACGGTCAGCAGGCCGTCGAGCTGGCCCGCGAGCACCGGCCGGACCTCGTCATCCTCGATGTGAAGATGCCGAAGCTGGACGGTATTTCCGCGGCGGAGAAGATCGCCGAGGAGAGCATCGCGCCGGTGTTGATGCTGACCGCGTTCTCGCAGCGTGACCTCGTCGAGCGGGCTCGGGACGCCGGTGCCATGGCGTACCTGGTCAAGCCGTTCAGCAAGAGCGATGTCGTGCCGGCGATCGAGATGGCCGTCTCCCGCTTCACGGAGCTGAAGGAGCTGGAGAAGGAGGTCGCCGACCTCACCCTGCGTCTGGAGACGCGGAAGCTGGTGGACCGGGCGAAGTCCATCCTGCAGACCGAGTACGGGCTGACCGAGCCGGCCGCGTTCCGTTGGATCCAGAAGACGTCCATGGATCGCCGGATGTCGATGCAGCAGGTCGCCGAGGCCGTGATCCAGGATGCCGACGAGAAGAAGGCCGCCAAGGGCTGA
- a CDS encoding transcriptional regulator yields the protein MYDVSTRKRALALVGQGRSLNSVSKETGISRAAIRAWRTRIKPLPRMQVAPCVRCRPTPEQPEDAGAYSYLLGLYLGDGCISACADRRTGHFLRIACADAWPGLIDACEAAMRSVNPGKSAYRVQAQGYVSVVGYSSHWPCLFPQHGPGKKHERSITLAPWQQEIVDAHPWEFIRGLIHSDGCRITNWTTRLVAGERKRYEYPRYFFTNLSSDIIRLFTKALDHVGVEWRQANARNISVARRASVALMDEHVGPKH from the coding sequence ATGTACGACGTCAGCACACGTAAGCGAGCACTGGCCCTTGTGGGGCAGGGGCGCAGCCTGAACTCCGTCAGCAAGGAAACAGGCATATCCCGGGCCGCGATTCGCGCCTGGCGAACGCGGATCAAACCGCTGCCGCGCATGCAGGTGGCCCCGTGCGTCCGATGCCGACCCACGCCGGAACAGCCAGAAGACGCGGGCGCCTACTCCTACCTTCTCGGCCTCTACCTCGGCGACGGCTGTATCAGTGCCTGCGCCGATCGACGCACAGGGCACTTCCTCCGCATCGCGTGTGCTGACGCATGGCCCGGTCTGATCGACGCATGCGAAGCCGCCATGCGCTCCGTGAACCCCGGAAAAAGTGCGTACCGAGTCCAAGCGCAGGGATACGTCTCCGTGGTCGGATACAGCTCGCACTGGCCCTGCCTCTTCCCCCAACACGGCCCCGGCAAGAAGCACGAACGCTCAATCACCCTCGCACCCTGGCAACAGGAGATCGTCGACGCCCACCCGTGGGAGTTCATCCGCGGCCTCATCCACTCCGACGGCTGCCGTATCACCAACTGGACGACCCGCCTGGTCGCCGGTGAGCGCAAGCGCTACGAATATCCCCGGTACTTCTTCACCAACCTGTCGAGCGACATCATCCGCCTCTTCACCAAGGCACTGGACCACGTGGGCGTCGAATGGCGACAGGCGAACGCCCGCAACATCTCCGTCGCCCGCAGAGCCTCCGTAGCCCTCATGGACGAACACGTGGGCCCCAAGCACTGA
- the pyk gene encoding pyruvate kinase: MRRAKIVCTLGPATDSYDQIKALVDAGMDVARFNLSHGGYADHEERYERVRKASDETGRSVGVLADLQGPKIRLGRFTEGPVLLERGDTFTITVEEGAEGDRQQCGTTYSGLAGDVTPGERILVDDGKVCLEVTSVDGPRVHTTVVEGGMVSDNKGLNLPGVAVSVPALSEKDEADLRWALRTGFDVIALSFVRSGRDIEDVHRIMDEEGRRLPVIAKVEKPQAVDAIDDIVAAFDGIMVARGDLGVEMPLEQVPIVQKRAIKLAKRNAKPVIVATQMLDSMIDNSRPTRAEASDVANAVIDGTDAVMLSGETSVGKYPVETVRTMAKIVEAAEEDILAKGLPPLTERNKPRTQAGAVARAAAEIGDFLGARFLVAFTQSGDTVRRLSRYRSPIPLLAFTPEPATRSQLSLTWGVETFLGPHVDSTDAMVEQVDELLLKYGRCKKGDTVVITAGSPPGVSGSTNLVRVHHIGEDDSPR; encoded by the coding sequence ATGCGCCGAGCGAAAATCGTCTGCACCCTGGGCCCCGCCACCGACTCGTACGACCAGATAAAGGCACTGGTCGACGCCGGAATGGACGTCGCCCGATTCAACCTCAGCCACGGCGGTTACGCCGACCACGAGGAGCGCTACGAGCGCGTGCGGAAGGCCTCCGACGAGACCGGCCGCAGCGTCGGCGTCCTCGCCGACCTTCAAGGACCGAAGATCCGCCTCGGCCGCTTCACCGAAGGACCCGTACTCCTTGAACGCGGAGACACCTTCACCATCACCGTCGAAGAGGGCGCGGAGGGCGACCGCCAGCAGTGCGGCACCACCTACTCCGGCCTCGCCGGCGACGTCACCCCCGGCGAACGCATCCTCGTCGACGACGGCAAGGTCTGCCTGGAGGTCACCTCCGTCGACGGTCCGCGCGTCCACACGACAGTGGTCGAGGGCGGCATGGTCTCCGACAACAAGGGCCTGAACCTCCCCGGCGTCGCGGTATCGGTGCCCGCCCTCTCGGAGAAGGACGAGGCCGACCTGCGCTGGGCCCTGCGCACCGGCTTCGACGTCATCGCCCTGTCCTTCGTCCGCTCCGGCCGGGACATCGAGGACGTGCACAGGATCATGGACGAGGAGGGCCGTAGGCTTCCCGTCATCGCCAAGGTGGAGAAGCCCCAGGCGGTCGACGCGATCGACGACATCGTGGCCGCCTTCGACGGCATCATGGTCGCCCGCGGCGACCTGGGCGTCGAGATGCCGCTGGAGCAGGTCCCGATCGTCCAGAAGCGCGCCATCAAGCTGGCCAAGCGCAACGCCAAGCCGGTCATCGTCGCCACCCAGATGCTCGACTCGATGATCGACAACTCCCGCCCGACGAGGGCGGAGGCGAGCGATGTCGCGAACGCGGTGATCGACGGCACGGACGCGGTGATGCTGTCCGGCGAGACCAGCGTCGGCAAGTACCCCGTCGAGACGGTCCGGACGATGGCGAAGATCGTCGAGGCGGCCGAGGAGGACATCCTCGCGAAGGGCTTGCCGCCACTGACCGAGCGGAACAAGCCCCGCACCCAGGCCGGCGCCGTGGCCCGCGCCGCGGCCGAGATCGGCGACTTCCTCGGCGCCCGCTTCCTGGTCGCCTTCACCCAGTCGGGCGACACCGTCCGCCGCCTCTCCCGCTACCGCTCACCGATCCCACTGCTGGCGTTCACACCGGAGCCTGCGACACGCTCGCAGCTGAGTCTGACGTGGGGTGTGGAGACGTTCCTCGGCCCGCACGTGGACTCGACGGACGCGATGGTCGAGCAGGTCGATGAGCTGCTGTTGAAGTACGGCCGTTGCAAGAAGGGCGACACAGTGGTCATCACGGCGGGCTCGCCTCCCGGGGTGTCGGGTTCGACGAACCTGGTGCGGGTGCATCACATCGGGGAGGACGACAGTCCCAGGTAG
- a CDS encoding SIMPL domain-containing protein: MTAPSEELHPAVPYGTPDAPRIAVRGEARLEVDPEIARIGITVAARGKDRRAALDDLTRRNTGVLDLIKTYGDAVERLETGAFSISPELKEKGRGERIHAYHGRVHITAVLTDFTALGELTTRLADLDLTRVDGPWWALRPDSPAHREARQQAVREAVQRAREYAEALGTSLAALVELADIGAENAPPPYPQAPGSRMRSMAYDATEESAAAPLDLEPQRQRVHAQVNARFTMAPPRL; the protein is encoded by the coding sequence ATGACCGCCCCTTCAGAGGAACTTCATCCCGCCGTCCCCTACGGCACCCCCGACGCCCCGCGCATCGCCGTCCGCGGTGAGGCCCGCCTCGAAGTCGACCCCGAGATCGCCCGCATCGGCATCACCGTGGCTGCCCGCGGCAAGGACCGCCGCGCCGCCCTGGACGACCTCACCCGCCGCAACACCGGCGTCCTCGACCTCATCAAGACCTACGGCGACGCGGTCGAACGACTGGAGACCGGCGCCTTCTCCATCAGCCCCGAACTGAAGGAGAAGGGCCGCGGTGAACGCATCCACGCCTACCACGGCCGCGTCCACATCACCGCCGTCCTCACCGACTTCACCGCCCTCGGTGAACTCACCACCCGTCTGGCCGACTTGGACCTCACCCGGGTGGACGGCCCCTGGTGGGCCCTGCGCCCCGACTCACCCGCCCACCGGGAGGCACGGCAGCAGGCGGTACGGGAGGCCGTGCAGCGCGCGCGGGAGTACGCGGAGGCGCTGGGGACCTCCCTGGCCGCACTGGTGGAACTCGCCGACATCGGCGCGGAGAACGCCCCGCCGCCCTACCCGCAGGCCCCCGGCAGCCGTATGCGCTCCATGGCCTACGACGCCACGGAGGAATCCGCCGCGGCACCCCTCGACCTCGAACCCCAGCGGCAGCGCGTCCACGCCCAGGTCAACGCCCGCTTTACGATGGCGCCGCCGCGCCTGTGA
- a CDS encoding bifunctional UDP-sugar hydrolase/5'-nucleotidase, translating to MPLNRRKFLTKSAVTGAGVAMAGAVTAPAAQAAETAKGSRPKKRYALTVMGTTDLHGNIFNWDYFKDAEYSDAKGNAKGLSRVSTLVNQVRAEKGRRNTLLIDAGDTIQGTPLTYYYAKVDPITAKGGPVHPMAAAMNAIGYDAVALGNHEFNYGIETLRKFEEQCDFPLLGANALDAKTLKPAFPPYFIKKFCVPGAPPVRVAVLGLTNPGIAIWDKAYVEGKMVFPGLEEQAAKWVPKLRSMGADVVVVSAHSGSSGTSSYGDQLPYIENSAALVAQQVPGIDAILVGHAHTEIAELLVTNEKTGKKVVLSEPLCYAQRLTLFDFELVFEKGRWTVEAVKASVRDSKTVADDPKITKLLKDDHDIVVEYVNQVVGTATEKLTTVEARYKDAPIIDLITKVQEDVVKAALAGTEHAALPVISQASPFSRTSEIPAGNVTIRDLSSLYVYDNTLVAKLMTGAQIKAYLEYSAQYFVQTAADAAVDVERLTNAENRPDYNYDYVSGLSYEIDIAQAAGSRIKNLAYNGAALDDAQQFVFAVNNYRANGGGAFPHVASAQELWSESTEIRTRIAEWVTAKGVLDPKDFASVDWKLTRNGTPVF from the coding sequence ATGCCGTTGAACCGCCGGAAGTTCCTGACCAAGTCCGCCGTGACCGGAGCGGGGGTGGCGATGGCCGGTGCGGTGACCGCCCCGGCGGCACAGGCCGCGGAGACGGCCAAGGGCTCCCGGCCGAAGAAGCGGTACGCGCTGACCGTGATGGGCACGACCGACCTGCACGGCAACATCTTCAACTGGGACTACTTCAAGGACGCGGAGTACTCCGACGCCAAGGGCAATGCCAAGGGCCTGTCGCGCGTCTCGACGCTGGTGAACCAGGTCCGCGCGGAGAAGGGCCGGCGTAACACGCTGCTCATCGACGCGGGTGACACGATCCAGGGCACCCCGCTGACGTACTACTACGCGAAGGTCGACCCGATCACCGCCAAGGGTGGTCCGGTCCACCCGATGGCGGCGGCGATGAACGCGATCGGGTACGACGCGGTGGCCCTCGGCAACCACGAGTTCAACTACGGCATCGAGACGCTGCGCAAGTTCGAGGAGCAGTGCGACTTCCCGCTGCTGGGGGCGAACGCGCTGGACGCGAAGACGCTGAAGCCCGCCTTCCCGCCGTACTTCATCAAGAAGTTCTGCGTGCCGGGCGCCCCGCCGGTGAGGGTCGCGGTCCTCGGTCTGACCAACCCCGGCATCGCGATCTGGGACAAGGCGTACGTCGAGGGCAAGATGGTGTTCCCGGGTCTGGAGGAGCAGGCCGCGAAGTGGGTGCCGAAGCTGCGCTCGATGGGTGCGGACGTGGTGGTCGTGTCGGCGCACTCCGGTTCGTCGGGGACGTCGTCGTACGGTGACCAGCTGCCGTACATCGAGAACTCGGCGGCGCTGGTCGCCCAGCAGGTGCCGGGGATCGACGCGATCCTCGTGGGGCACGCGCACACGGAGATCGCGGAGCTGCTCGTCACGAACGAGAAGACGGGCAAGAAGGTCGTGCTGTCGGAGCCGCTCTGCTATGCGCAGCGCCTGACCCTGTTCGACTTCGAGCTGGTCTTCGAGAAGGGCCGCTGGACGGTCGAGGCGGTCAAGGCGTCGGTGCGCGACTCCAAGACGGTCGCAGACGACCCGAAGATCACCAAGCTGCTGAAGGACGACCACGACATCGTCGTGGAGTACGTCAACCAGGTGGTCGGCACGGCCACCGAGAAGCTGACGACGGTCGAGGCGCGCTACAAGGACGCCCCGATCATCGACCTGATCACCAAGGTCCAGGAGGACGTCGTCAAGGCGGCGCTGGCGGGCACGGAGCACGCCGCGCTGCCCGTCATCTCCCAGGCCTCCCCCTTCTCCCGCACCTCGGAGATCCCGGCCGGCAACGTGACCATCCGGGATCTGTCGAGCCTGTACGTCTACGACAACACGCTGGTCGCCAAGCTGATGACGGGCGCGCAGATCAAGGCGTACCTGGAGTACTCGGCGCAGTACTTCGTGCAGACCGCCGCCGACGCGGCCGTCGACGTGGAGAGGCTGACGAACGCGGAGAACCGCCCCGACTACAACTACGACTACGTGTCGGGGCTGTCGTACGAGATCGACATCGCGCAGGCGGCCGGTTCGCGGATCAAGAACCTCGCCTACAACGGTGCCGCCCTCGACGACGCGCAGCAGTTCGTGTTCGCGGTGAACAACTACCGGGCCAACGGCGGCGGCGCGTTCCCGCATGTGGCGTCGGCCCAGGAGCTGTGGTCGGAGTCGACGGAGATCCGCACCCGGATCGCGGAGTGGGTGACCGCGAAGGGCGTGCTGGACCCGAAGGACTTCGCGTCGGTGGACTGGAAGCTCACGCGGAACGGCACGCCGGTGTTCTAG